In the genome of Leptotrichia sp. HSP-536, the window CGAACGAATAGCTTTTAGCAAACTTTCCTCATAAGTTCTACCAATAGCCATAACTTCTCCAGTAGCTTTCATTTGTGTACCTAAATGTCTATCCGCCTTTTCAAATTTATCAAATGGAAATCTTGGTATCTTACTTACAACATAATCAAGTGACGGTTCAAAACATGCGTAAGAATTTTTTGTAACAGGATTTATAATTTCATCAAGTGTCAATCCAACCGCAATTTTTGCAGCAATTTTTGCAATTGGATAGCCTGTTGCTTTTGAGGCAAGTGCCGATGAACGTGATACTCTCGGATTTACCTCAATAATATAATAATTGAACGAATACGGATCTAATGCCAATTGCACATTACACCCACCTTCTATTTTCAATGCTCTTATTATTTTCAGAGAAACATCCCTTAACATATGATATTCCCTGTCTGTCAATGTTTGCGACGGTGCAACTACAATCGAATCTCCAGTGTGAATTCCCACAGGATCAATATTTTCCATATTACATACAACAATTGCTGTATCATTGCTATCTCGCATTACTTCATACTCAATTTCCTTATATCCCGAAATTGATTTTTCTAATAGACATTGTGTTACTGGCGAATATCTTAGTCCATTTGTAACAATATCTTCAAGCTCCTCATCATTGTGGCAAATTCCACCACCAGTTCCTCCCATTGTAAATGCAGGTCTTACTATTACTGGATACCCAATTTTCTCTACAAATCTGCGTGCTTCTTCCAAATTGTGTATAATATCCGATTCTGGCACAGGCTCTTTTAGTTCATTCATCAAATCTCTAAACAATTCTCTGTCTTCAGCTTGCTTAATAGATTCAAGTTTAGTACCTAGAAGTTCAACTCCACATTCTTCCAGTACACCAGATTCGTGTAATTCCACAGCTAGATTCAGTCCAACTTGTCCTCCAAGAGTAGGAAGCAGCGCATCAGGTCTTTCCTTTCTTATAATTTTTGAAACAAATTCAACTGTTAACGGCTCGATATAAACTTTATCTGCAATTTCCTTGTCTGTCATAATTGTAGCAGGGTTGGAATTTACAAGGATAACCTTATATCCTTCTTCGCGTAACGAAAGACAGGCTTGTGTTCCTGCATAGTCAAATTCAGCAGCTTGCCCTATAATTATTGGCCCTGATCCGATTACTAAAATTGTTTGTATATCTTTTCGTTTAGGCATTTTTTCACATCTCCTTCAGTTATTTTAATTCTTTAAAATTTGTTTAATATTGTTCTTTACGATTCTTTTTCATATTTTCAATAAACATATCAAATAAATAATTTGGATCGTGCGGTCCTGGGGAAGCTTCAGGGTGATATTGTACTGAAAATACAGGATATTTTTTATGTTTTACACCTTCACAAGTTCTGTCATTTACTGCGATATGTGTCAATTCCAAGTCTGTTTCCTTTAATGAATCAATGTCTACTGCAAATCCGTGATTTTGTGCCGTAATGTCAACTTTTCCTGTTTCAAGGTTTAATACTGGCTGATTTGCTCCACGATGTCCAAACAATAATTTATATGTTTTTGCCCCGCAAGCAAGCGAGATTAATTGATGTCCCATACAGATTCCGAAAATTGGTACTTTATCTATTAGTTCTTTAATTGTGGCAATTGTTTCAGGTACGTCTGTTGGGTCTCCTGGTCCATTGCTTAACATTATTCCGTCAGGTTTTTGTCTTAAAATTTCTTTAGCAGTTGCATTATGAGGCATTACTACAATATCACAGTCTCTTGAATTAAGTTCTCTCATAATTCCCGATTTCATTCCTAAATCAAGCAGTACAACTCTCATTCCTCTTCCAGAAGAAAGAAATGCTTTTTTTGTAGATACTTGTTCAATCTGATTAGTTGGTAACGAATTGTTTCTCAAATTTTCTGCAACTTCTTCAGGATTTTTGTCTATATCTACGATAATTCCCTTGATTGTTCCATGTTCCCTTATTTTTTTAGTAAGGCTACGTGTATCAATGCCAGAAATACCTGGAATATTTAAATCCTTCAGAATTTCTTCCAACGTAAATTCATTTCTAAAATTAGAAGGTTTTCTGCATATTTCACGAGTTATAATTCCTTTAATAGTTGGATTGATAGTTTCGTAGTCATCTCTGTTTATTCCATAATTTCCAATCAATGGATAAGTAAATGTAATAATCTGACCATTATATGATGGATCTGAAATAGTTTCCTGATACCCAGTCATCGCAGTATTAAAAACAACTTCCCCAGCCATTTCCACATCTGCACCAAATCCATACCCTTTATACACGCTCCCATCTTCCAGAACAAGCTGTTTATCCAATGAGTACATAAATATTACCTCCCTAAAATTTTACAATGATTTTATTGATTTTTATTAAATTTGTTTAATTTGATTAGTGAATAAGTTTGATTTGTGATATTTGCTAACATCTCTAATCTCATAATTATACTATATTTTTCAAGTTTTATCAATAATATAGCAAAATTATTTTTTGAGATGTTTGATAATTTTCTTTAAGAAAAATTTGTTTAATTTAATAGTTCTCATTTTTCTTTAATGTTTATATGCTAATATTAAACTGTAAAAAGGAGTTAGAAGAAAAAAGGATCAAGTTAGAGCAATTCATACCAGTTAGGACATTTAAAATTGTATAATCTGTTATTTCTAAGAAATATTCTTGAGTTTTAAGTTCATTTTTCAAAATTGCTGTAATTGTTGATATTTTAACAAATTTTAAAAATGTGTATCAGATATAAAGTGGTTTATTATGAAAAAATTATTTGTTTCAAAAGTTAAAGTTTCTATAACTTATGAAAATATGTGTAAAGGTTAAGATGTTTACAAATTATGGCAGGAAGCAGGAAATATTTAATTACCTGCTTTTTATTTTACCTAAAAGAATTTTTTCTAAAGTTTAAGAAATATGATTACTGCAATTTATGATATGAAAATATTCACTCTTTGTAATTTAAATTATATAACTAAATTTTAAAACAAAATCAATATTAATTTGAAATTTCTCAAATATAGGGTATAATTTATAATAAATAATTAACGTAAAAAACTTGAAATCTTAGTTTATTTAAATAATATTTAAGTGAATTTTTTCTTTAAAAATTGAAACTAAAAAAAATATATTAAGTTTTCAGGGAAAGGAGAAAAATAATGAAAAATGATAATTTTAGTTGCGAAAATTGTGGTGGGATGATGAGATTTGATTCTAGGACACAGTCTCTTAAATGTGAAAATTGTGGAACTGAAAAAGAATTGCCACGAACTCTTACTTGGGAAAGACATAGACTGAATGAATATGATCATCTATTAAAAAAAGAAAAAAATGATACCCTTACAATTGTGGAATGTCAATCTTGCGGTGCTACAATCGAAATGGATCCGCATATAAGTTCAGGAAAATGTCCTTATTGCAATTCAAACATTGTAATTAGCGAAAAAGCAGTATCACTTCTTGAGCCTGATGGACTCAGACCTTTTGGAATAGATCAAAGAGATGTTGGACGGATTTTTTCAAACTGGGTAAAAAAAAGATGGTTTGCTCCGAATGCCTTGAAAACTCTCTATCAGGCAGGAAAAATAATGGGAATTTATTTGCCATACTGGTCTTTTGATAATAACGCTGACTGTGATTATACTGCTTTAGGAGGAATTGACCGTACAGAAACATATTATGAAGATGGGAAAGAAAAAACACGGATTGTAACAGATTGGTACAGCGTAAAATGTGCAGAATGATTTTAAAAATATAATTATGAGAGCTTCAAAAAGCCTTAAGGACAATCTTTTGAAAAGTCTTGGAGGATTTGATCTGGAAAATACAATTAATTTTAATACAGGCTATTTATCGGGCTATGCGTCTGAAATATTTCAAGTTCCTATGCCTGATGGCTATGTTGAGGCAAAGGAAGTAATGGAAAATGAATTAGAAGGAATGGTTGAAAGTGATGTCTTAAGAAGATATGATAGAGTTAAGAACGTGTCAATGAATATTTATTGGAGTGATGAATTTTACAGACTTCTAATGCTCCCTGTCTACTCGACATCCTACTCTTTCAACGGAAAATCCTATCAAGTTCTGATTAACGGAGAAAACGGAACAGTAGTTGGAGAATATCCGAAATCAGTAATCAAGATTACACTTGCAATAATTGCTGCTATTATAGTAATCTGCATCTTATATTTCTTATTTTTCAAAGACTAAAGGATTTTTTTAGGGATTTTTTATGAAAAAGGGAGTATTTAATGAAAAAAATTACAAAAATTATTTTTATAATGATATTTTTAATTTTTTCTATAATTGTAAACGGCTCTGCTATAAAAAATTATGATGTAGTAATGAAAATAAACAAAGAGTCGTCATTGACAATTACAGAAAAAATAGAATACGAGTTTGATAATTTGGATCACAGAGGAATTTTTAGGGATATTTTTTTAAGAAAAGAAGATAAGAAAAATTTAAAAAAGAGCCTTATTGAAATAAATTCTGTAACAATGAATGGAGAAAAAGTAAAATATGCTTTTGAAACGTTTGATGAAGGACTCAGAATCAAAATTGGTTCAAAAGATAAAAAAATAACGCAGCTTAAAAATATATACGAAATAACTTATACAATGTATAGCGACATATTTAAACATGAAGATATTCAACAAATATATTTTAATATAATACCGCAATTCTGGAAAGTTCCAATAGAAAAGGCTAATGTTACAATAAAATTTGCAGATGGTCAGCCGATAACAAGTGAAGAAATTTCAAGATTTGAAATTTATACTGGACGAGCTGGAGTGAAAGAAAAAAATTATAAAATTTTACAGGAAAATGGAGAAATAAAATTTACGACTCAAAAACAATTAGAGCCTGAAGAAGGAATTACATTTATTTTAGATTTAAAGACAGACAAAATATCTCCAAGTTTTTCCGATAAGTTAAAAGTATTTTTTACAACTTCAAAAAGTTTAGTTTTATCTTTAATATTAGCTTTAATATCATTAATTTACATGTTAATTACAAAACTCATACTTTTTTTAAAACAGCCTTCTAAAAAGGCAATTATACCGCAATTTGAAATTCCAGATGATATGTCAGCAATGCTTGTTTCCTATTTTGATAATAAGGATGATAGAAATAAAATAATTAATACAGGGATTTTTTCACGTTTATGTAGAAATTTTAAAAAAAAATCCTATGATGAAGAAAAAAAGTTTTTCACAACTTTAATATCTAAAAAAGGAAAAGGATTTAAAATAACAGACCACGATGTAGAAAATCTCATGGGAAATCTTTCTCGAAAATACAGTGAATTTTGTGAAGATAAAGATTTTTATTATCTGTTGCCTTTATCTGTTATTATTATTGGATATATGATAATTGTGTATAGTGGCAATGTGGTAAACTTATCATCCGTTATAACAAACATACTAATTTCAATATTAGTTGGGTCTATTGTTGCAGGTTTCGTTTGTTTTTATCGTCTAGTTTCTGGAAACAAAGAATTTTTATATAAAAGTTTATTTGAAAAAATATTAACCATCTTGAAATGGATAATAATTTTCAATATAATAAACAAACTGTATTCTAAAGGAAATATTGTAATCGCAATAGGCTTAATTTTGTTGCTAATTGCCAATAAGATGTATTCACGTAATTTACAGTTATATTCTGAAGAA includes:
- the carA gene encoding glutamine-hydrolyzing carbamoyl-phosphate synthase small subunit; its protein translation is MYSLDKQLVLEDGSVYKGYGFGADVEMAGEVVFNTAMTGYQETISDPSYNGQIITFTYPLIGNYGINRDDYETINPTIKGIITREICRKPSNFRNEFTLEEILKDLNIPGISGIDTRSLTKKIREHGTIKGIIVDIDKNPEEVAENLRNNSLPTNQIEQVSTKKAFLSSGRGMRVVLLDLGMKSGIMRELNSRDCDIVVMPHNATAKEILRQKPDGIMLSNGPGDPTDVPETIATIKELIDKVPIFGICMGHQLISLACGAKTYKLLFGHRGANQPVLNLETGKVDITAQNHGFAVDIDSLKETDLELTHIAVNDRTCEGVKHKKYPVFSVQYHPEASPGPHDPNYLFDMFIENMKKNRKEQY
- a CDS encoding DUF2207 domain-containing protein, which gives rise to MKKITKIIFIMIFLIFSIIVNGSAIKNYDVVMKINKESSLTITEKIEYEFDNLDHRGIFRDIFLRKEDKKNLKKSLIEINSVTMNGEKVKYAFETFDEGLRIKIGSKDKKITQLKNIYEITYTMYSDIFKHEDIQQIYFNIIPQFWKVPIEKANVTIKFADGQPITSEEISRFEIYTGRAGVKEKNYKILQENGEIKFTTQKQLEPEEGITFILDLKTDKISPSFSDKLKVFFTTSKSLVLSLILALISLIYMLITKLILFLKQPSKKAIIPQFEIPDDMSAMLVSYFDNKDDRNKIINTGIFSRLCRNFKKKSYDEEKKFFTTLISKKGKGFKITDHDVENLMGNLSRKYSEFCEDKDFYYLLPLSVIIIGYMIIVYSGNVVNLSSVITNILISILVGSIVAGFVCFYRLVSGNKEFLYKSLFEKILTILKWIIIFNIINKLYSKGNIVIAIGLILLLIANKMYSRNLQLYSEEGLRKKEYIEGLRMYIKTAEENQIKKFNDSKELIKYFKEILPYAVALNVQNEAIKLMEKTIEINSSLTGDSRMMNEINSLYAYSREKEIKAEISERYIVSTSSSRSYSSSSSSSSFSGSGSGYSSGGSGYTSGSGYSGGGSGGGGGGEW